A single Haloglycomyces albus DSM 45210 DNA region contains:
- a CDS encoding beta-ketoacyl synthase N-terminal-like domain-containing protein has product MTDPSIVITGLSLRLPGASTQDEFWDLLIDGIDRTRPVSEERRRLTRTPDWHDTIGEVEGIDLFDAEFFGIDDEEARFMDPQHRMVMELAYDAVCDAGLLEAGRNDARRYSVFSALCTNSYFPKVCRYMEDNGIGDLHPRTIMNSMNSALAARLSHQYNLTGPVMSVDTACSSFLTALSQAADSIRHQDCEGSVVAGANLLSAAYSSLLCDCGGITTAHSHTRVFDEEADGTLLGEGAVVCVLEREDIARQRNRKIYGRILADAINNDGSSLNIMAPNPRGQAEVIRDSYSSGVDHTRIRYVETHGTGTRIGDPIEVNALSQVYRQEDFGDVKVGLGAVKSNIGHLLAAAGGAGLAKLLLSLERGQMAPSLHMETINPLLEIEKTPFDVVTEARPWPRVDDQPRVGAVTSLGLGGTNVHFVIEEGDGERTGTHLPEPLLCFSAKTPEALRRMIDDLGDYLKTRSVDPYNLAMTLARFRPGYGWRATARIDSAATRLSGLRFSAEEKTVRRVLLRPGPEASAHEEILRDMLSCKVRVSEETPKSNQLAVSCNDTAPTDGTVVIDPRWTRHDIAAELFLHGAPVDWEPFFPNGTGTILSLTPYPFARRQHWLTN; this is encoded by the coding sequence ATGACCGACCCGTCCATTGTGATTACCGGTCTGTCCCTGCGATTGCCGGGAGCGTCCACCCAGGACGAATTCTGGGATCTGCTCATCGACGGCATTGACCGCACTCGACCGGTGAGCGAGGAGCGCCGCCGCTTGACCCGTACCCCGGACTGGCACGACACGATCGGCGAGGTCGAGGGCATCGACCTGTTCGACGCGGAGTTCTTTGGAATCGACGACGAGGAAGCGCGGTTCATGGATCCACAGCACCGCATGGTGATGGAGCTGGCCTACGACGCCGTATGCGACGCGGGGCTATTGGAGGCGGGCCGAAACGACGCCCGGCGCTACTCCGTCTTCAGCGCGCTGTGCACAAATTCGTACTTTCCCAAGGTATGCCGCTACATGGAGGACAACGGTATCGGCGACCTCCATCCCCGCACCATCATGAACAGTATGAACAGCGCGCTGGCGGCTCGTCTGTCCCATCAGTACAATCTCACCGGTCCGGTCATGTCGGTCGACACCGCCTGCTCGTCCTTCCTCACCGCCCTGTCCCAGGCGGCCGATTCCATTCGCCACCAGGACTGCGAGGGTTCCGTCGTCGCCGGGGCCAACCTCCTTAGCGCCGCCTACAGTTCCCTGCTGTGCGACTGCGGCGGCATCACCACCGCTCACTCGCACACCCGGGTGTTCGACGAGGAGGCCGACGGTACTCTCCTCGGCGAAGGCGCGGTGGTGTGCGTGCTGGAGCGCGAGGACATCGCCCGGCAGCGCAATCGCAAGATCTACGGGCGGATTCTGGCCGACGCGATCAACAACGACGGTTCCTCGCTCAACATCATGGCCCCCAACCCGCGCGGTCAAGCCGAGGTCATCCGCGATTCCTACTCCTCCGGTGTCGACCACACCCGTATCCGCTACGTCGAAACGCACGGAACCGGAACACGCATCGGCGACCCCATCGAAGTCAACGCCCTGTCGCAGGTGTACCGGCAGGAGGACTTCGGTGACGTCAAGGTCGGCCTGGGAGCGGTGAAGTCGAATATCGGGCACCTGCTCGCCGCCGCCGGAGGCGCGGGACTCGCCAAACTCCTATTGAGTCTGGAACGCGGACAGATGGCCCCGAGCCTGCACATGGAGACGATCAACCCGCTTCTGGAGATCGAAAAGACCCCGTTCGACGTGGTCACCGAGGCGCGTCCGTGGCCGCGAGTGGACGACCAACCGCGGGTCGGCGCGGTCACCTCCCTCGGGTTGGGCGGCACCAACGTGCACTTCGTCATCGAAGAGGGCGACGGCGAGCGCACGGGTACCCACCTGCCCGAGCCTCTCCTGTGTTTCTCGGCCAAAACGCCGGAGGCGTTGCGTCGAATGATCGACGACCTCGGCGACTACCTGAAGACGCGGTCCGTCGACCCCTACAACCTGGCGATGACTCTGGCCCGGTTCCGGCCCGGTTACGGATGGCGCGCTACGGCCCGGATCGACAGCGCCGCGACACGACTCTCGGGCCTTCGTTTCAGCGCGGAGGAGAAGACCGTACGCCGCGTTCTGCTCCGTCCGGGTCCGGAAGCGAGTGCGCACGAAGAGATTCTGCGCGACATGCTGTCGTGCAAGGTCCGCGTCAGCGAGGAGACACCGAAGTCCAACCAGCTGGCCGTCTCCTGCAACGACACCGCGCCCACCGACGGAACGGTGGTGATCGACCCGCGATGGACGCGGCACGACATCGCCGCCGAACTGTTCCTCCACGGTGCACCAGTCGACTGGGAACCCTTCTTCCCGAACGGAACCGGGACGATCCTCAGCCTCACCCCTTATCCCTTTGCCCGACGCCAGCATTGGCTGACGAACTGA
- a CDS encoding acyl carrier protein produces MTEEHIKDVLTKEIATELSMSPGEIDEHASFMKLGVSSVQALKIINRLRKELNMDINPVALFEFKTVSDISEYLADQFE; encoded by the coding sequence ATGACCGAAGAACACATCAAAGACGTGCTCACCAAGGAGATCGCCACCGAATTGTCGATGTCGCCCGGTGAGATCGACGAGCATGCCAGTTTCATGAAACTCGGCGTCTCCTCCGTGCAGGCTCTGAAGATCATCAACCGTCTGCGTAAGGAGCTGAACATGGACATCAATCCCGTGGCGCTCTTCGAATTCAAAACCGTCTCCGACATCAGCGAATACCTCGCCGATCAATTCGAATAA
- a CDS encoding aspartate aminotransferase family protein: protein MTHEPQTANLRYHERLKEILPGGVHYNFNMPWEEVPLHFTDGHGSRLTDMDGNEYLDLYARFGAMILGHGHEEYIEALQEAMSRALCVSHTDFDAEPLELMHRHIPSAEMIRFGLSGTEILQTALRLARAHTGRNRFLRFENHYHGNADNIMGGRTVDRGNPVPIDFKGDYKGTAGRATDVMADQSYMLPWNDIDVVESFFRERGEELACVVTEPVCVNGGSIEPRPGYLERLRELCTEYGVVLIFDEMITGMRMGVGGAQKSLGVTPDLTTFGKAIGGGGVPVSALTGKREIMELIESKKVIHAGTYNGYPLGSAAVRATFEILSRGNEAAVTNMHRRGEKLQTILRDEAAEAGLPLVVQGPPGVSSFHCCEQPLEHPGQYDFELMSKDIIVAMALQRHGVLISSISRIYPNVQLSDVDLEYFQVHARKALGEAKQSIDEIF from the coding sequence GTGACTCACGAACCTCAAACCGCCAACCTGCGGTATCACGAACGCCTGAAGGAAATCCTGCCCGGCGGAGTCCACTACAACTTCAACATGCCCTGGGAGGAGGTGCCTCTGCACTTCACCGACGGGCACGGCAGCCGTCTCACTGACATGGACGGAAACGAATACCTCGACCTGTACGCCCGTTTCGGAGCCATGATCCTCGGGCACGGGCATGAGGAATACATTGAGGCACTCCAGGAGGCCATGAGTCGAGCGCTCTGTGTCAGTCACACCGACTTCGACGCCGAACCGCTCGAACTGATGCACCGCCACATCCCGTCGGCGGAGATGATCCGATTCGGACTGTCCGGAACCGAGATTCTCCAGACGGCTCTGCGTCTGGCGCGCGCTCACACCGGACGCAACCGCTTCCTGCGGTTCGAAAACCACTACCACGGTAACGCCGACAACATCATGGGTGGACGGACGGTCGACCGTGGCAATCCCGTCCCCATCGATTTCAAGGGCGACTACAAGGGAACCGCCGGACGCGCCACCGATGTGATGGCCGACCAGTCGTACATGCTGCCCTGGAACGACATCGACGTCGTGGAGTCGTTCTTCCGGGAACGCGGCGAGGAACTGGCCTGCGTGGTCACCGAACCGGTGTGCGTCAACGGTGGGTCCATCGAACCGCGCCCCGGCTATCTGGAGCGGCTGCGCGAGCTGTGTACCGAATACGGCGTGGTGCTGATCTTTGACGAGATGATCACCGGTATGCGCATGGGAGTCGGCGGTGCCCAGAAGAGCCTGGGGGTCACTCCCGACCTGACGACCTTCGGAAAGGCGATCGGCGGAGGCGGAGTTCCCGTGTCGGCTCTGACCGGTAAACGCGAGATCATGGAACTGATCGAGTCCAAAAAGGTCATCCATGCCGGGACCTACAACGGCTACCCCCTCGGCAGCGCGGCGGTGAGGGCCACCTTCGAGATCCTGTCGCGCGGTAACGAAGCGGCCGTGACGAACATGCACCGCCGGGGAGAGAAACTGCAGACGATTCTGCGCGATGAGGCCGCCGAAGCGGGGCTTCCGCTGGTTGTGCAGGGACCTCCCGGAGTGTCGTCCTTCCACTGCTGCGAACAACCGCTGGAGCACCCGGGGCAATACGACTTCGAGCTCATGAGCAAAGACATCATCGTCGCCATGGCGCTGCAGCGGCACGGCGTGCTCATATCGAGCATCTCCCGCATCTACCCCAACGTCCAACTGTCCGACGTGGACCTCGAGTACTTCCAGGTTCACGCCCGAAAAGCGCTTGGTGAAGCCAAGCAGTCCATCGACGAAATCTTCTAA
- a CDS encoding thioesterase II family protein, protein MNATTLWNLNPSTTGRQIVMFPFLGGFGASYNRLIKEMGGDWDVWTVNPPGHGPSTEPPCQRLSMLVDRYLTELRDVLKPGAVFFGHSMGGILAYHVMLAMTGHPSFEHRRPTDLVISAARAPKWLDIAGYAALPERELLRRLLAFGAIPPEVAEDRTLIELFEPAFRADYRVLEDAQRLEPVKLDVRTELILGGRDTQTPPTALAEWQEYIVDPIRPHVLDDEGHMFVMHSVETVIPILNELENVAAWNR, encoded by the coding sequence GTGAACGCGACGACCCTGTGGAACCTGAATCCTTCGACCACCGGTCGCCAGATCGTCATGTTCCCGTTCCTGGGAGGATTCGGAGCGTCCTACAACCGCCTGATCAAGGAAATGGGCGGCGACTGGGACGTGTGGACGGTCAACCCGCCCGGGCACGGCCCGTCCACCGAACCTCCCTGCCAGCGCCTGAGCATGCTGGTCGACCGCTACCTCACCGAACTGCGCGACGTGTTGAAACCGGGCGCGGTGTTCTTCGGGCACAGCATGGGCGGCATTCTGGCCTACCATGTGATGCTGGCGATGACGGGACATCCGTCGTTCGAACATCGCAGGCCCACCGATCTGGTGATCTCGGCGGCGCGAGCGCCCAAATGGCTCGACATCGCGGGATACGCGGCCCTGCCGGAACGGGAGCTACTGCGACGCCTGTTGGCCTTCGGCGCCATACCACCCGAGGTGGCCGAGGACCGCACGCTCATCGAGCTGTTCGAACCGGCCTTCCGCGCCGACTATCGCGTGCTGGAAGACGCTCAGCGGCTCGAACCGGTCAAGCTGGACGTCCGCACCGAGCTGATTCTGGGCGGTCGGGACACGCAGACTCCTCCCACGGCGCTCGCCGAGTGGCAGGAATACATCGTGGACCCGATTCGGCCCCATGTGCTCGACGATGAGGGCCACATGTTCGTGATGCACTCCGTCGAGACGGTGATTCCGATCCTCAACGAGCTGGAGAACGTCGCGGCGTGGAACCGGTGA
- a CDS encoding MFS transporter has product MTSTQNPPEGTKTDMETRRNFRAFMFIWVAQLVARIGNGLTAFGLAVHVYQETGHSTSVAAVTMAAFLPGVLLAPFGGVLADRFDRRLLMILGDTLSAVGLVALLVLLHNGTGNVVIICLCVAFSSVFTSVMDPAYRATITDLLTPDQYARAGGLVQFATASQYLVSPALAGILMSRYDITLVLTIDVATMAVTVLCMVLVWRTVKTEPTVSQQGFWEDFRFGVRFLAIHRGITMLMLLVTFVTFCMGFLQTLLTPMLMDLSNEEVLGVIRSVAAVGMVVASLAIGIFNMGDRHLKYIAIGLAGSGVTVILMGATVNVLLIGVFAFIFFMALPPLNTSIEVLARGSIPNETQGKVWGLMGLISQLGYIAAYAVSGLMADYVFNPLLVPDGALADSVGLLVGVGQSRGIGLMFIVIGILLIGIGFVIPRVKSIQKIENNLLRQAAETKG; this is encoded by the coding sequence GTGACTTCAACGCAGAACCCTCCCGAAGGGACGAAGACGGACATGGAGACGCGGCGCAACTTCCGCGCCTTCATGTTCATCTGGGTGGCACAGCTGGTGGCCCGGATCGGCAATGGTCTGACGGCCTTCGGTTTGGCGGTGCACGTCTACCAGGAGACGGGCCACAGCACCTCGGTAGCGGCGGTCACCATGGCCGCCTTCCTACCGGGGGTGCTGCTGGCCCCCTTCGGGGGCGTGCTGGCCGACCGCTTCGACCGGCGCCTGTTGATGATTCTGGGCGACACGCTCTCGGCCGTCGGTCTCGTCGCTCTGCTGGTGCTGCTGCACAACGGAACGGGCAATGTGGTCATCATCTGCCTGTGCGTGGCGTTCAGTTCGGTCTTCACCTCCGTAATGGACCCCGCCTACCGAGCCACGATCACCGACCTCCTGACTCCCGACCAATATGCGCGGGCCGGCGGCCTGGTGCAGTTCGCTACGGCGTCGCAGTACCTGGTCTCGCCCGCGCTGGCGGGAATCCTCATGAGCCGCTACGACATCACACTCGTCCTGACTATTGATGTGGCGACGATGGCGGTGACGGTGCTGTGCATGGTGTTGGTCTGGCGGACGGTCAAAACCGAACCGACCGTCTCGCAACAGGGATTCTGGGAGGACTTCCGGTTCGGGGTGCGATTCCTGGCGATCCATCGCGGGATCACCATGCTCATGCTGCTGGTCACCTTCGTGACCTTCTGTATGGGTTTCCTCCAGACTCTCTTGACTCCCATGCTGATGGACCTGTCGAATGAGGAGGTTCTCGGTGTCATCCGTTCGGTCGCGGCCGTGGGGATGGTCGTGGCGAGCCTGGCGATCGGGATCTTCAACATGGGAGACCGGCATCTGAAGTACATCGCGATCGGCCTGGCCGGCAGTGGAGTCACCGTCATCCTCATGGGGGCGACGGTCAACGTTCTTCTCATCGGGGTATTCGCGTTTATCTTCTTCATGGCGTTGCCGCCGTTGAACACCAGTATCGAGGTGCTGGCTCGAGGGTCGATTCCCAACGAGACGCAAGGCAAAGTGTGGGGCCTGATGGGCCTGATCTCGCAACTGGGCTATATCGCCGCCTACGCCGTCTCCGGACTCATGGCGGACTACGTGTTCAATCCGCTGCTGGTGCCCGACGGCGCCTTGGCCGACAGTGTGGGTCTTCTCGTCGGAGTCGGTCAGTCGCGTGGAATCGGCCTGATGTTCATCGTCATCGGCATCCTGTTGATCGGAATCGGATTCGTGATACCGCGCGTGAAAAGTATACAGAAAATTGAGAACAATCTGCTGCGGCAGGCAGCGGAAACAAAGGGGTAG